Proteins from a genomic interval of Gammaproteobacteria bacterium:
- a CDS encoding response regulator: MIRVLVVDDEPFARSKIRAFLGSHPDFEIVGECGDGRDALGKLETLTPDALFLDVQMPHLDGMQMMGRVPPAKRPYTVMTTAYDHYAVKAFEVDAIDYLLKPFDAGRFEAALGRIRAFVERDQRAEGRVDIDLLMKNLGNTRPQPAPVARSERVPVKIGRRVRFLSTTHMRCIRADRDYVNIHMTTGEVIHTSDRISQMEEKLTGLPFLRIHRSTIVNLEQVREVRSMGAFYDFLLAGEESATSGCTYKREIHALLTSWKKAGDKRIN; the protein is encoded by the coding sequence ATGATCCGTGTCCTGGTGGTCGACGACGAACCCTTCGCCCGCAGCAAGATCCGCGCCTTCCTCGGGTCCCACCCCGACTTCGAGATCGTGGGCGAGTGCGGCGATGGCCGCGACGCCCTCGGCAAGCTGGAGACGCTCACGCCGGACGCGCTGTTCCTGGACGTGCAGATGCCGCACCTGGACGGCATGCAGATGATGGGCCGGGTCCCCCCGGCCAAGCGCCCCTACACGGTCATGACGACCGCCTACGATCACTACGCGGTGAAGGCCTTCGAGGTGGACGCCATCGACTACCTGCTCAAACCCTTCGATGCCGGCCGCTTCGAGGCGGCGCTGGGCCGTATCCGCGCCTTCGTGGAACGCGACCAGCGCGCCGAGGGCCGCGTGGACATCGACCTGCTGATGAAGAACCTGGGCAACACGCGCCCACAACCGGCGCCGGTGGCCCGCTCGGAGCGGGTGCCGGTGAAGATCGGGCGGCGCGTGCGCTTCCTGTCCACCACCCACATGCGCTGCATCCGCGCCGACCGTGACTACGTGAACATCCACATGACCACCGGCGAGGTGATCCACACCAGCGACCGCATCTCGCAGATGGAGGAGAAGCTCACCGGCCTGCCGTTCCTGCGCATCCACCGCTCCACCATCGTGAACCTGGAGCAGGTCCGCGAGGTGCGCTCCATGGGCGCGTTCTACGACTTCCTGCTTGCCGGCGAGGAGAGCGCCACCTCCGGCTGCACCTACAAGCGCGAGATCCACGCCCTCCTGACCAGCTGGAAAAAGGCCGGCGACAAGCGAATTAACTGA
- a CDS encoding histidine kinase: MPSLFTRLPPMRSLNRSMLLIGVTLLLWTFDLAWELVLTTGLYAADGVDRWRQVIGPRIMEHVLLLPVLILCYMAAMRVSRVVSNTLLAGLAQLALSLVFASVPRVALFIGFYVVAGDINAGGTHYGDFWQAVFAPAPWLAMALVNFMVYLLGLFILLGIDTRLDLENERIRASELYARWLNARLDTLRGQLNPHFLFNSLHTISSLLLVDPRRADKLLADFSDVLRISLREGQREFASVREELDYARRYLAIEETRFEDRLETRFRIDDASLGGRVPSLILQPLIENAIKYGISNSAGSNCVVVEAKRGGDTLVLEVSNDFRADASPVSPDRKHGIGLTNVRERLVAIYGGDFTLSSQALPGDRWSTRISVPYQEVAGV; the protein is encoded by the coding sequence TTGCCCAGCCTGTTCACGCGCCTGCCGCCCATGCGCAGCCTCAACCGCAGCATGCTGTTGATCGGCGTGACGCTGCTCCTGTGGACCTTCGACCTGGCCTGGGAGCTGGTGCTCACGACGGGCCTGTACGCGGCAGACGGCGTGGACCGCTGGCGGCAGGTCATCGGGCCCCGGATCATGGAGCACGTGCTGCTGCTGCCGGTGCTGATCCTCTGCTACATGGCTGCGATGCGGGTCTCACGCGTCGTGTCCAACACCCTGCTCGCCGGCCTCGCGCAGCTGGCCCTGAGCCTGGTGTTCGCCTCGGTACCCCGGGTTGCGCTGTTCATAGGGTTCTACGTCGTTGCCGGCGACATCAATGCTGGCGGCACGCACTATGGCGATTTCTGGCAGGCAGTGTTCGCTCCGGCGCCCTGGCTCGCCATGGCGCTGGTGAATTTCATGGTGTACCTGCTGGGCCTGTTCATCCTGCTCGGCATCGACACCCGCCTCGACCTCGAGAACGAACGCATCCGCGCTTCCGAGCTGTACGCGCGCTGGCTCAACGCACGCCTCGACACCCTGCGCGGCCAGCTCAACCCGCACTTCCTGTTCAACAGCCTGCACACCATCTCCTCGCTGCTGCTGGTGGACCCGCGCCGCGCCGACAAGCTGCTGGCCGACTTCAGCGACGTGCTGCGCATCTCGCTGCGCGAGGGCCAGCGTGAGTTCGCCAGCGTGCGCGAGGAGCTGGACTACGCGCGCCGCTACCTCGCGATCGAGGAGACCCGCTTCGAGGACCGGCTGGAGACGCGCTTCCGCATCGACGACGCGAGCCTCGGCGGGCGTGTGCCGAGCCTGATCCTGCAGCCCCTGATCGAGAACGCCATCAAGTACGGCATCTCCAACAGCGCCGGCAGCAACTGCGTGGTCGTCGAGGCCAAGCGCGGTGGCGACACCCTGGTACTGGAGGTGAGCAATGACTTCCGCGCGGATGCCTCGCCGGTGAGCCCGGACCGCAAGCACGGCATCGGCCTGACCAACGTGCGCGAGCGCCTGGTGGCGATCTACGGTGGCGACTTCACGCTCTCCTCCCAGGCGCTGCCGGGCGACCGCTGGTCTACCCGCATCAGCGTGCCGTACCAGGAAGTGGCGGGCGTCTGA
- a CDS encoding LytTR family DNA-binding domain-containing protein, protein MIRVMIIDDEPHARLKLAALIKGAPDLELAGVCQNGLEAVAAIRRERPDLVFLDIQMPELGGFELLDVLGKDRPPYIIFTTAYSEYAAQAFEVEAVDYLLKPFDASRFERALGRARRLISETGGAPAQGEGLDRHLSQLASLLDKRLGKARILVKVGTAIRPLDAGAILYVESEGDYLKLVLQGEELRIRERMKDIEDQVADAGFVRIHRSVLVNLDHVREMKPKKHGDYEFQMADGSRFVSGSTYRGNVRRILEQRTRRGD, encoded by the coding sequence GTGATCCGGGTGATGATCATCGACGACGAGCCCCACGCACGCCTGAAGCTCGCGGCGCTCATCAAGGGCGCACCGGACCTGGAGCTCGCCGGAGTCTGCCAGAACGGCCTGGAGGCGGTGGCGGCGATCCGCCGCGAGCGCCCTGACCTCGTGTTCCTGGACATCCAGATGCCGGAGCTCGGCGGCTTCGAGCTGCTGGACGTGCTCGGCAAGGATCGTCCGCCCTACATCATCTTCACCACCGCCTACAGCGAGTACGCGGCCCAGGCCTTCGAGGTGGAGGCGGTGGACTACCTGCTCAAGCCCTTCGACGCCAGCCGCTTCGAGCGCGCCCTGGGGCGGGCCCGCCGCCTCATCAGCGAGACCGGCGGCGCCCCGGCGCAGGGTGAGGGCCTCGACCGGCACCTCAGCCAGCTCGCTTCCCTCCTGGACAAGCGCCTCGGCAAGGCCCGCATCCTGGTGAAGGTGGGCACCGCGATCCGCCCGCTGGACGCCGGCGCCATCCTGTACGTGGAATCCGAGGGCGACTACCTCAAACTCGTGCTGCAGGGCGAGGAGCTGCGCATCCGCGAGCGCATGAAGGACATCGAGGACCAGGTCGCCGACGCAGGCTTCGTGCGCATCCACCGCTCGGTACTGGTGAACCTGGACCACGTGCGGGAGATGAAGCCCAAGAAGCACGGCGACTACGAGTTCCAGATGGCCGACGGCAGTCGCTTCGTCTCCGGCTCCACTTACCGCGGCAACGTGCGCCGCATCCTCGAGCAGCGCACCCGGCGCGGTGACTGA